ACGTCGCGATGCCGAACTCCCAGTCGTGGGTCAGCCCGATAACCTTCGCATACTGTGCGTTGATCGCCGTAATGCCGATCCGAATCGTTTCCGTCGTGCCGTCAGCCATCCGCAGTTCCACCGTCGCCTGCCCGTTCGGGTCGAACCGGGAGACCTTCGACACACCGATTCCGGCCGGCATCGCGGCTCGCCCGGTTCTGCGCTGCGGAATCTGGAAATTGATGGCTGCCACCGCTGTCGGATCGGGCACTGGCTGCTCGCTGACGCGCGTCGAAACGTAGTACCGCCGAAAGAACTGGTCGATCCGTCGGAGCTCCAGATTGTGGCTTTTCGGATACGGATCGATGCCGCTGGTGGAACCGCATACGCCCGAAAGCAGCAGCCCGTTTTCCAGCCTGACGATGCCGTTGACGTCCGACTGCGCGACAGCGATCGACACACCTGAGAACGCGGTCAGGCATCCCAGAAAACAGGAAAGCCAACAACGGGAATTCATAGTCATCCACTGTATTCCAACGGCGGGACGGTCGAATCCACATTGACCCCGCGACCGATTTCCAAGTACCGTCCGTAACCTGCTTTGGAGGCTGAATTTAGCACTTTTCTCGCTGAACGTCTTCCGCAGTTTGTGAGATTCAGGGGCACAACCGATGTGTGGCATTGTGGGCTACGTGGGGTTTCGGACCGTCACAGAACTTCTGCTGGAAGGTCTGCACCGGCTGGAATATCGCGGCTACGACAGCGCGGGAATCGCCGTTCAGGCGAATGGCAGCATCACGATCCGCAAGCGCGCGGGGCGAGTTTCGGAGCTGTCGCAGTTGATTCAAAGCCAGCCGGTCAGCGGCGCTGTGGGAATCGGGCATACTCGGTGGGCGACACACGGTGAGACCACGGACGAGAATTCTCACCCGCACCTGGGCGGCAACGGCGAAGTTGCCATCGTCCATAACGGAGTCATCGAAAACTACGACGTGCTGCGCAGGCAACTGATGCAGCTCGGCTACGTGTTTCGGTCGCAGACAGACACGGAAGTGATCGCTCATCTGATCGCTCACCATCTGGAAGAACAGCAACGGCTGGGTGCCGATGCGGAAAGCGTCGATACGTACCTGAAGTCCGTCGAACTGGCGCTGGATCGGCTGAAGGGAACGTTCGGTCTGGGCGTTGTCTTCCGGGATTGCCCGGACACGGTTATCGCCGCGAGATCCGGAAGTCCGCTTGTCATCGGGATCGGCCGGGACGAGTACTTTCTGGCCAGCGACGCCAGCCCGCTGATCGGCTACACAAAGGAAGTCGTGTATCTGTCGGACAATGAAATCGCCGTGCTGCAGCCGTCCGGCATCCGCATCGAACACCGTGCCACGGGCAACGTGCTGCCCACGATTCAGACGCTTGATCAGGTCAGTTCTGACATCGAACTCGGCGACTTCGAACACTACATGCTGAAGGAAATCTTCGAACAGCCGCAGACCGTCGAAAACGCCATGCGCGGCCGGCTGGACGATGAAGAAGCCACAGCCGTGATCGGCGGGCTGAATCTGACGGCTCAGCAGCTTCGCCGAATCAACCGAATCGTATTGACCGCCTGCGGAACAAGCTGGCATGCCGGACTGGTCGGTGAATACCTGCTGGAAGAATTCGCCAGAATGCCGACGGAAGTGGAATACGCCAGCGAGCTTCGCTACCGCAACCCGCCGATGTCCGACGGAACGCTGGTGTTCGCCATCACGCAAAGCGGCGAAACCGCCGATACGCTCGCCGCCATGCGCGAATGCAAACGCAAGGGACATCCGACACTTGCCATCTGCAACGTCGTGGGTTCATCGATCGCCCGCGAAGCCGATGGCGGCATTTATCTGCACGCCGGACCGGAAATCGGTGTCGCGTCGACGAAGGCATTCACGTCCCAGGTCACAGTGCTGACACTGCTGGCTCTGTTTCTGGGACGCATGAGACACATGTCCTACCCGGCCGGAAAGCGAATCATCCGCCAGTTGAAAGCGATGCCCGAGGTGCTGCAGCGAACGCTGAACTGCCATGATCAGGTCCAGGAGATCTCCGACAAATATGCCGACTTTGACAACTACCTCTACCTGGGCCGCTTGTACAACTTTCCCGTCGCCCTGGAAGGCGCTTTGAAGCTGAAGGAAATCAGCTACATCCACGCCGAAGGGTATCCGGCCGCCGAAATGAAACACGGCCCGATTGCGCTGGTGGATGAAAAGACTCCCAGCGTGTTCGTCGTGCCTCGCGGCGGAATCCATCCCAAAGTCATCAGCAATATGCAGGAAGTGAAGGCTCGCAAGGGCCCCGTGATCGCCATTGCCTGCGAAGGTGACGACGAAGTGGCCCGGATTGCCGACGACGTGATCTACATTCCCGACGTTGAAGAGTACCTGCAACCGCTGGTGTGCGCGATTCCTCTGCAGTTGCTGAGCTACCATGTCGCGCTGCTGCGAGGCTGCAACGTCGACCGGCCGAGAAACCTGGCGAAGAGCGTGACAGTCGAATAGCAGCGAGGCGCGGCAGTTCGAAGGCATCACGAATGACACGGCGCTGAACCGGATTATCCGACCACGCTCGCCGATTCATTCGTCGCCGTCGGCGGTGCTCTTCGCTGACGGCGCACGTGAATCCGGGTTGAGGCAATCCAGCAGCAGTTCCACCGTTTTCGCGATCGCTCCCTGCTGCGACAGCACGAAGTTCTGTGCCCGCTGGCCGAGTTCCGCCGCCGACTTTCGATCCATCAGCAACCGGCGAAGCTGAGTCTGAAGTTCTTCGGGCGACGCAAGCTCAATCGCCGCTTCCGCGGATTTCAGTTGCGCCACGATGTCGCGAAAGTTGCGAGTCTTCGGTCCGAACATGACAGCCGCTCCGTACGCCGCCGGTTCCAGCATGTTCTGACCGCCGCGAGTGCCGAAGCTGCCTCCGACGAACGCGATGTCCGCCAGTCCCCAGCAGGCTCCGAGTTCACCGATTGTGTCCAGCAGTATGACGGTGCTGCTGTCGATGGGCGTTGGTGCCGTGATCGTCGATCGCCTCGTCAGCGAGCAGCCCGATGTCGAAATGATCGCCGCAACGTCGTCGAATCGTTCGCGATGTCGAGGCACAACGATCAGCCGCAGGTTCGGAAAGTCGGCTCGCGCAGACTTCCACGCATCGACAGCCAGTTGCTCTTCGGGTGCCTGAGTGCTGCCGGCGATGAACACAGTTTCGTCGTCCGAAATCCCCAGCGCCGCACGCAGAGCGATCGTCACGGCGTTGTGCCGGTCCGCGGAAGCTCCGTCGAATTTTGTGGAACCCGTGACGTGAGTCGCCGAGGCACGGGCTCCCAGCGTCACCAGCCGCTCAGCCGACGATTGAGACTGCGCGGCGACGACTGAGAATCTGTCGAACAGCGGTCCCAACAACCGACGGACGCGGCGGTATCCGCGAAAACTTCGTTCGCTCATCCGTGCGTTGATGACGGCCGTCTGTACGCCCGCATTTTGGCAGGCCGACAGCATGTTGGGCCAGAATTCCAGTTCCATCAGCACCAGCAAAGAAGGCCGGATCCGGCTCAGCGCGGTGCGAACTGCCCAGCTAAAGTCGAGCGGAAACCAGGATACTTCGCAGCCTTCAAAACGCGACGCCGCAAGTTCAAAACCGGTGTCGGTTGATGTCGTGACGAGAACCTGAAACCGATCCGCCGCGCGCGTCCGAAATTCCGCCACGACCTTCTGCAGTTGCAGCACTTCTCCGACGCTGACGGCGTGAAACCAGACGACCGGCTTTTGCGCCGACAGCCGCGGCAAACGCCCAAGCAGCTTTTCGGCCAAACCGTGACGATAGCGGCCATGCCGCACTATCCGCCACAGGATCACCGGTGAAAGGAAAATCAGCAGCAGGCCATAAACGATATTCAGCAGAACGGGCATCAGATTGAGGAAGCCGGTGCCACGGGGAAATCACTTACCGCAGCACTTCTTGTACTTCTTGCCGCTGCCGCAGGGGCATGGGTCGTTGCGGCCGACCTTGGGCGCGTCATTGATAATCGGATCAATGGCTCGATTCGGTTCACCGGGTTCCGGCCCGCTTGTTTGATAGTCAGGAGACTCGTCGACAGGCGGAGCCAGATCGTGCTTCGTCGCGGTGATCTGCCAGAGTGAACCAACAAACGCCGGACTTTCCTGTTCAATGCGAAAGATGGTCTGAGTCACCTGTTCGGCCACTCGTTCCCACATGGCATTAAACGCCTTGCGACCTTCCCGCTTGTATTCCGTCTTGGGATCCTTTTGAGCATATCCGACGAAACCGATGCCCTGTCGCAGATGACCCATGTAGTAAAGGTGGTCTTTCCATGCCGTGTCCAAAATTTCCAGCAGCACGGAACGTTCCGTCTGCCGCATTTCGGGACGGTAGACCTGCTCGATGCCCTGCGTGAACTGCGCCCGGGCTTCCGCAGGTCGGAGAGTCAGAATCCTTTCCCGGTCGACAGTCCACTTCAGGTCGGCATCAGCCCATCTGGCCAGCGCTTCAGCCTGTTCCGGCGTCACGCGGGCAGATTCGTTTTCCGAATCCGGCAGCAGTTCCAGAAGTTTTGCTTCAACCAGCCGGCTGTCCGGTTTTGATTTCAGATAGTCCCTGCTGGTTTCGACCAGGATCGCATGGATTTCCGCGGTGGACATCGACGCGAACCGCTCCGGTTCAAACGTCCTCTTGAAGCGTGTATTCGCCCAGCGTGCCAGTGTTTCGCGATTGTACTTTTCGCCGCTCTTGCCGTCGCCGGTCAGGAAGCTGCTGAGTCCGACCATGACGGGAAATGTATATTCTTTTTCGTCATAGCGTTCGCGGACCTTCTTCTTCAGCAGGCTTTCAATATCACCAATTTCGCTGCCCTTCAGATCGTCCGGATTCAGGTTCAGCGTGAAGTGGTGGTGAGCCCAGCCGCACAGCGATTTCAATTCGTATTGGTCATCCAGAAAGATTTCCAGATCGCTCAGATCCCAGCGTTCGATGGACTTCCGGGCAAGATCCAGCAGATAGACATGGATTTCCCGACGATCAATTTTGCGAAGGTCCTTATCGTTAAGATTGAGATTGAACTGACGGTTGGCCCATTTCGTCAGAGCCATCCAGTTCCACTGTGACCGGATCTCCTCGTCTTCATCTTCCGGCAGGTCAATTTCGAGCTGTTCGAAGATTCCGGAGTCCGCGCGGCGTTCTCCCTGGTCGCGCAGGTACTCCTCCAACTGACCGCGATCGAGTTCGCGCAGGTCAGCCGCATCGACTTCCAGATGCAGCTTCTGTTCGGCCCACGCGGCGATGGAGGATTCGCGATAGTTGGTTCCCAGAAAGCTGGAAACACCGCGCTTGATCTGGCCGTCCATCATTCCGATCAGCAGCTCGCGACAATCCGCGCCGTCGAGAATGCGCTGCCGATAGGAATACGTGCGCTTCCGCTGTTCATCCATCACTTCGTCGTATTCCAGCAGGTTCTTCCGCTGATCGAAGTGACGTTCCTCAATCTTTTTCTGAGCCCCCTCAACGCGGCGAGTCACCATGGAACTGATAATCGGCTCACCTTCGCTCAGGCCGGCCCACTGCATCACTCGCTTAACGAAGTCTCCGGCGAGCAGCCGCATCAGCTTGTCATCGAGCGAAATGAAGAAGCGGCTGGAACCCGGATCACCCTGTCGCCCGGAACGACCACGAAGCTGCAGGTCGATCCGCCGCGAATCATGCCGTTCCGTGCCGACAACGTGCAGGCCGCCGATTGAGCGTACGTCTTCGCCTTCGGCTTTCATGCCCTCCCGATCGGCGATGACCGCCGTCAGCCGGTCCCATTCTGTTTTGGGAATGTCCAGACGGGATTCATATTTGGATTTCAGTTCTTCCCATGCGGCATGTTCCGGATTGCCGCCAAGAATAATGTCGGTTCCGCGGCCCGCCATATTGGTGGCGATCGTCACGGCACCCTTCCGTCCGGCCTGGGCAACGATTTCCGCTTCGCGTTCGTGCTGCTTGGCGTTCAGAACATTGTGCCTGATGCCCTGTTTGACGAGTTTGTTGCTGACCAGTTCTGAGGTTTCAATGGACGTTGTGCCGACCAGAATCGGTCTGCCGGTTGCATGAATTTCCCGGATCTCGTTGACGACCGCCTGCCATTTCTCCTTTTCCGTGCCGTAGATGTTGTCCGGAAAATTGATTCTCTGCATTTGCCGGTTGGTCGGGATCGCCATCACATCCAGGTGATAGATCTTCCAGAATTCCTCGGCCTCCGTCATGGCGGTCCCGGTCATTCCGGCAAGCTTTCCGTACAGCTTGAAGTAGTTCTGCAGCGTGATTGTTGCCAGCGTCTGCGATTCTTCCTTGATTTTCACGCCTTCCTTGGCCTCGACGGCCTGGTGCAATCCGTCGCTCCACTGGCGTCCTTCCATTTTTCGACCGGTGTTTTCGTCGACAATGATGATCTCATCGCGTTCGACGACGTAGTTCACGTCAAGCTTGTACAGGAAGTGCGCCCGCAGAGCGTTGTCGATCAGGTGCGGCCATTCCATATTTCCGGCGGTGTAAAAGCTTTCGACGCCGGCAAGTTCTTCGGCGCGCCGAACGCCTTCTTCCGTCAGATGGCAGGTGTGTTCCTTTTCCTTGACCTCAAAATCAACGCCGTTACGGAGTTGTTTGGCGATTAGATTGGCTTTCGGATACTTTTCCAGGTTGTCGTGAGCGGGGCCGGAAATGATGAGCGGCGTGCGGGCTTCGTCGATCAGGATATTGTCAATTTCGTCGACAATCGCGTAGTCGAGCCGCCCCTGCACCTGCAGTTCCTTCGTCGGCTTCATATTGTCGCGCAGATAGTCGAATCCGAACTGGTTGCTGGTGCCGTAGGTAATGTCGCAGGCGTAATGCTTCTGCCGTTCCTGCGGACCCATGTTGGACTGGATGGCGCCGATGGTCAGGCCCAGATTCAGATGAATGGGGCCCATCCATTCCATGTCGCGCCGCGCCAGGTAGTCGTTGACGGTGATCACGTGAACTTTGCCGGCCAGGGCGTTCAGAAAAGTCGGCAGCGTCGCCACCAGCGTCTTGCCTTCGCCGGTGACCATTTCCGCAATCATCCCGCTGTGCAGGATATGCCCGCCGATCATCTGAACGTCGTAGTGCCGCATCCCCAGAAACCGCCGTCCCGATTCGCGCACGGCGGCGAATGCTTCGGGAAGCAGGTCGTCCAGCGATTCTCCTTCACGCAGACGCTGGCGGAACAACGCCGCCGTTTGCTTCAGTTCGTCGTCGGACTTCTCTTTCCAGACGGGCTCCAGCGAATTGATGCGATCCAGCAACGAACCCGGCGTAATGGATGTGTGGCCATCTTTGTCGCGAACAAAGCCCAGCTTCTTGATGCGACGTTCGTTCGACGAACCGAACAGGTTGGTGATGCCGCGTTCGAATTTCGCGGTGGTGGCGTTGAAGAAGTCGCCGACCTTTTCCAAAAGCTCCATGACGAGTTTTCTGTTCCGTAAGAGTTCTGCCACATCGACAGGCTGTCGGGAGGCAACCGTTCTGCCGCGGATCGCCGTAAGTCGAATCCTGACAGTGTATTCGACCGCTGGAAAAGTGGTCAATCCCGCTATGAATGGCGAGAACAGGCGAACCAGGGCAAGTTACATGCCGATCGTCATGCGGCAGTCGCCGGCTCACGTTTCGGCGGACTCAATCTGCCGTCATGCCTCGACGGATTCACCGGTGCCGCCGGGAAGTTCATGCAGATATCGCCGGAAGAACGAATCGTCGCAGAACCGCCGCAGGACCCAGCACAGCACCTGCACCTGCCGGTTCGTCGGTTGAGAATTCGCCGCCCGCACTTCCGAAAACTTTTCGTCGTCGGCCGTGTTCTGAAAACCGTCAAGGGACAAACGCGATTGCCAGAACTCGCGCGCGGCAAACTGGTTGACTCGATCCACAACGCGTTTGGACCAGACCATGCCGTACAGATCGCGAAAGTCCGACCACATGCGATTCACGTCTGCGGCATTTGTCGAACGACCGTCAACTCCAGGCAAGGTCATCGGCTTCCCGTGAGACCTGCGGGCGGCAAGAGTCGCCGCAACGGCGATCAGGCAGCTTCCTGACAAAATCAGACTGTTACGAGGGAAGGGAATCCACTCGGTAACCGGCAACAACAGACACACCAGTCCCGAGCTTCCCAGCAGCGCTGCCAGTGTGTTGCGCGTGCCGACATAGTTGCCGGCTCCCATCAGCAGCACAAACAGCCAGCCGACCACGGCGGGTGTCGGAATCTCAACCGGCAGCGTCGCTCGCGAGGAAACGATTTGTGTTACCGACGGCCACTGCAGGACCGCGATGAGTGGCAGCACGACGAACCATGGCCAGGCATTGTGTCCCGGCCGGCGAGCTCCCAGCACGTCGATCAGCGGACTCAGCAACAGCGTAACCGCCAGGTACTGCAGGGCCGAATTCGTCTGCGGTGTCAGGTCCGGCAGAAAAAGCTGTCCGGTTAGTACGACCGCGAAAAACAGGCATCCGCCGGTCGCGCAGAACCATGACCGGAAGACTGTCAGACCGAGAACGGCTGACCGCAATCGGAAACATTGCCACAGCGTGACGAACCAGAACGGCAGTGAGATCAGCGGCCCGCGGAAACCGTCGATCATCGCCCGCTCCGGAATCGCCAGTCGTGCCGCTTGCCGGTCGGGGTTCGCAGTCCTGTCACGGGGCCGGAGTACCCGGAGACGCGATGTGGCGGTCGGTGTTTTCCCGCAGTTGGATGCAGCGACGGAAACTTGACGATTTTCGGAGCACGCACAATTGATTTTTCATGTCCAGACCAATTTTCGACGGTTGTGCAGGATTTTCGCAAAAGGACATGTTTTCGGAAAGTGCGGCAACCGATCAATACAGCGGTGGAAGGGTTTTTCTGTGAGTGAAGGGTCATTCGGGGTATTCCGGTTGTGACTGCTGAGCCAGAGGCCATCCACATGCAGCAAAGCAAACGCGGTCCGGGGCGGACGGCGGAATCGGCTGACTTGCTGCAGAGAGGGGTTCGAATCGACAAGTGCCGGTTCGACGATGCAATTGGGGGATCATGAAATGCCGCTGAAGCGTCCTGCATCCTTTTTTCTGTTGGGCATTCTGCTGTCTTCATCCGGCATGGGCTGCGCAGCAATCGACGCGCTGGTGAGCAGCCCGCGTCACGGACAGCAAGCCAGTCCCCCGGCGGAACGACTCACGGCAATCGCGCGAGTCTTCGAAAACCAGGGAAATCTGGCGAAGGCCGAATCCATGTACCGCATGGCGATCCGCCAGGATCCCTCAAACGACTTCGCTCGCGAGCGCGTCGACTACATCGCCTCACTGGGCAATAACCGAACATTTCGCGCTCGGCCGGTTCAGGAAGCAATCGCTGTCGCCGACAGCATCGAAGTCCGGACCCGCACGAGTGAGGTTTCGCGTCCCAATGCCGCGACACTGGCAGCCGACGCAAAACAGCGCCTGACGACGGGATCAGGACCGCTGCGAACAACTCAGCCGGAACCGACCGCATTGGCGTCGGCAGGGACTGCGACAATTCGCGTCGCTCCCATCCCGCCGGTGACTCCTGCTGTCACGCGAGTTTCCGCATCGGTACCACATGGCCAACCGGCGACCGTCACACAGCCGCTGGCGACTGCTCCGGCCGGAACCGCTCACTATTCAATCCAGCCGGACTCAGCGCCGGCAGCGACCTCGACTCTGTCAGCACCGCCGGAATCCGTCAGTCTGGACGAAATCTCGGAGTGGATGGATTCGCCGGCGCATTATTCCGCAGAACTGATGACCGCACTGCAACGCGGTGAGGACGCGGGAGTTCAGGCACTGGCCGCGGCGTTGCTTGCGGATTGCCCGGCCGAAAACGAGCAAGTCAACGACGTTCTGAAGGCCGCCTGCGACAGCAGCGACAGCCTTGTCCGAGCGACGGCTCGCGATTCCCTGATCCGTCGCGGTTCGATTGACCGGGCCGGAATTCGGGATCTGATGACACTGCTGACGGACAACGACGCGGAAATCCGAAGTCAGGCAGCGGCCTCGCTGCGAAACTGCGTGGGTTCCCGCTGGACCGCGGACTGCGTGTCCGGCCTTGGCGAACTGCTTCGCGACCTGAATCCCTCGGTGCGTGCCATGGCGGCCGCAACGCTCGGCGACTTCACGGAAGGCGGCGATTCGATCGGTGAAGCCCGCCAACTGCTTCTGGACGCTCGGGCATCCGAAGGAAATGAAAACGTGCTGACCGCGATCGAAACGTCGCTGCAGCGGGGTGGAAGTCACGCAGCCTCGCCTTCCGGCGGATTGCGACCCGTCTGGTAACACAGCCGGACACTGTCGGCCGTCAGCAGTCCGACTGCTGATGCTTTGGAGACCAGGAATCACGGTGCTGCTTCGATGGCTGCATCAATACCGGACACATTGAAAACGGACATACGTTTCGCGAACAGACTTCCCGCGAAGTCAGTGACGTTCTCGAAAAGTCAACAAGTCACGCCTAGCTGACAATCGGAGTCAGGGACGATGAAACGACTCACAAAACTGGTTCTGCTACTTGCGGTCACGGCAGTCTTCACGGGCTGCTCGTCCATGACGGACCACTTCATCGATTGCGAAATCAAGTGTCGCAATACGATCATCGCGCAGAAGGCATGGAACGAATGGTCGTGGTGCTACGACGAACTCGACCATCCATTCAACTTCGCGAAGGGTTTCAAAGCCGGCTACCTGGACATTCTGAACGGTGGCAAGGGCTGTCAGCCCACGCTGCCTCCGAAGTGCTACTGGAAACCGAGCTATCACGGACCGGAAGGTCAGTGCATGGTTGACGCCTGGTTCAACGGCTTTTCTCACGGAGCCCTGGCAGCTCAGCAGGACGGATACGGAAACATCTCTCAGATTCCGGTGTCACCGACCTGCCGCATGAACCTGCGAATGGCGAGTGCTCCCCCGCAGGCAAATGTCTTCCCGGTTGCTCAACCGATGGGCAGTCTGCCGATGGGCACGGATCCGGGAATGGGAACTTCCGGCGGATCGACCGGCGGCGACTACAACGACAACTATGAAGGAACTGACGACACCGCAGTTCCGCTGCGACCATACGAATAGAACCGGGCTGCTGTTTCAGCCCGTACACGACAGGTCCATCGTGCGGACCTGTGCAGGAAAACCGCCGGAAATTCCGGACAGCACTTCTCGACTTTCGAACAACTTCTTTCGAACGACTTCAGACCTCTCTCTGACAATCACGGACCTCATCAGCGCGGATTCTGGAAAACTGACGAGGGCGGAGGAATCTCACGATGGCAACGATCTTCAATCATCCGGCCACAGGCTGTTCGACTCGGATCCGACCGAATGCCGCCGTTTGGCTGGTGGCATCAGCGCTGCTGACAGCGTCAGCGGGATGCAGTCAGTTCGCATTGAATGCGATCCCTGTGTCGCGAGTGCCTTCTCAGATCCTCGCCGGCGAGCTGAAGGACGACTTCGAAGACATCTCTCCGCTGCGACTGCGGCAGGATCCGCCGGAAGCCTATCTGCTGGCCCCCGGCGATGTCCTTGGATTCCACATCTACGAACAGGCCGCGGCCGTCGCGGCAGCACAGACAAGCGCGGCTCGACAGTCGAACGTTCCGCTGCTGCCGGCAGTGCATTTTTCTGAAGACGGCAGCCTGCCCCCGGCCGTCGGGAATCCGATTGTCGTGCAGGACAACGGCACCATCGCGGTACCCATTCTGTCGCCGATTCACGTAGAAGGACTGTCGCTGGTTCAGGCAACCGAGAAAGTGCGAAACGCCTATACCGTCGATACTGATACATTTCCCGATGACACGCAGTTCTCGCTGACCATGATCCACCGTCGCACCGTGCGAGTGCAGGTGATTCGCGAAGAAAGCGGCGGGAAGGCCGACATCACAAAACGCGGAACCGGTCACATCGTGGACCTGCCCGCCTATGAGAACGACGTGCTGCACGCTTTGAGCGAAACCGGCGGGATGCCCGGAACGGACGCGAAGAACGAGGTCCTCATCTATCGCGGGATGTTCAACGAAGCGATCAGCTACGATCAGGTGCTGAATGGGATCTGCGTCGACAACTGCCAGGACCCGTGCTTCTGCAACGAAGCACCACTGCCTGATCCGCCAAACCTGACTCGAATCCCGCTGCGATACAATCCGGCCAATCCACCGGTGTTCAGTCAGGACCAGATCCTGCTCCACGACGGCGACATCGTGATCATTCGCAGCCGCGACGAAGAAACCTTCCTGACAGCCGGCCTGCTGGGCGGTGGCGAGTACCCGCTGCCCCGCGACAAGGACCTGGACGTTTTGGGAGCGATCGCCATCGCCGGGGGCCCGCTGGGTAACTTCGGAACTGGTATCGGCGGCGTCGGTGGTGGAGCCCGCGGTCGCGGCTTCGGAGGCACCGCCAATCGTGGCGGCGGCGGATACTGCCAGCCATCGGAAGTGATCGTGATTCGCGAACTGCCGTGTGGTAACCAGATTACGATCAAGGTCGACCTGAACAAGGCTTTGGAAGATCGGTCGCAGCGAATCCTGATCAAGCCTAACGACGTCGTGATGCTGCGATACACGCTGACCGAAGAAATCGGAAACGTGGTGCTGAACCTGATTCAGTTCAACTACTTCCTGAACTCAATCGGCCGATAACAAGCCGCATCCCGGAGATCACTGCCGGGGAATGTGGATACACCCAAAAGCCGGTGTCGAACGCGCTTCGACACCGGCTTTTTTCGTTTTTTGCCGGTGCGGGGTCTGGTCGCTGAAACCCGGGCATCAGCGGGAAACGCGGCCGTTGGCGACTTGCGAGCCCTTCCGCTGGCGGCCGCCCACGAGGTGCGGCACCGGGCACTTGAACCCGATCCGCGAGAATCGGCCGGTTGACTCGCCAAGTTTTCAGTCTTTCCGGCCGCTTCGGCAGACTCTGCCGCTGATTGAGGTCATCCCGCATTCTCTGGGAAGGTTGAGGCCACAGGATCGCCAAACGCGACTCCCACTCACGCCGCATCCGTGATACAGCTACCGCCCCGAATCGGTCCTGATCGGTCGCCGCCCTCGCGCGCTGCTGGCCGTGATTCCCGCAAACGAAACGGAGCACTCCGCAATGCGCCGAAAGCTCTTCCTGACATCTGTGGTTTTGTGCCTGACCGCAGCGGTTTCCGCTGAGGCTCAGATCAGTCAGTTCCCGTACAAGGCTCGCGTCGTCGAAGACGGAGCCTACGTGCGCAGCGGCGTCGTCAACGGTGAGCCCTATTATCCGACGCAGCGGCTCGCCAAAGACGCCGTGGTCACAGTTCTGCGACACGACCCGGGCGGCTGGTACCAGATTGAACCCCCGGAAGGCAGCTTCAGTTGGGTGGCGGAGGAATACATCCGCCTTACGACCAGTGGCCACGGTGAAGTCGCGGAAAACAGTATCGTGGCATTCGTCGGCAGCGAATTCGGCGACGAAACCAGCGTCTGGCAGCGGCTGCTGCGTTCCGGCGAAGAAGTCACGATTCTCGGCAAAAAGCTGGTTGATACGGCCGACGGTCCCAAGTCCATGTTGAAGATTGTGCCGCCGACGCGTGAATATCGCTGGATCGCAGGTTCCGCCGTTGTTCCCGTCGGAGACGGCGTTCGGCAGCAACACGACAGCGATCCGTTCCGAGTTCCCTCCAACGCGCGGCGGCCGTCGGGCAGCGATCCGATTTCCGTCCCCGACGGCGATGTCCCGCCGATCGGGCACCAGGACGCGGCAGCGGTTCGTCCGAGTCCGCAGTTGGCTCGCCTGCAGCAGATTCGAAGTCAGCAGCAGGAGCTTCGTGAAATCGACG
This region of Planctomycetaceae bacterium genomic DNA includes:
- the glmS gene encoding glutamine--fructose-6-phosphate transaminase (isomerizing), with the protein product MCGIVGYVGFRTVTELLLEGLHRLEYRGYDSAGIAVQANGSITIRKRAGRVSELSQLIQSQPVSGAVGIGHTRWATHGETTDENSHPHLGGNGEVAIVHNGVIENYDVLRRQLMQLGYVFRSQTDTEVIAHLIAHHLEEQQRLGADAESVDTYLKSVELALDRLKGTFGLGVVFRDCPDTVIAARSGSPLVIGIGRDEYFLASDASPLIGYTKEVVYLSDNEIAVLQPSGIRIEHRATGNVLPTIQTLDQVSSDIELGDFEHYMLKEIFEQPQTVENAMRGRLDDEEATAVIGGLNLTAQQLRRINRIVLTACGTSWHAGLVGEYLLEEFARMPTEVEYASELRYRNPPMSDGTLVFAITQSGETADTLAAMRECKRKGHPTLAICNVVGSSIAREADGGIYLHAGPEIGVASTKAFTSQVTVLTLLALFLGRMRHMSYPAGKRIIRQLKAMPEVLQRTLNCHDQVQEISDKYADFDNYLYLGRLYNFPVALEGALKLKEISYIHAEGYPAAEMKHGPIALVDEKTPSVFVVPRGGIHPKVISNMQEVKARKGPVIAIACEGDDEVARIADDVIYIPDVEEYLQPLVCAIPLQLLSYHVALLRGCNVDRPRNLAKSVTVE
- a CDS encoding 3-deoxy-D-manno-octulosonic acid transferase; amino-acid sequence: MPVLLNIVYGLLLIFLSPVILWRIVRHGRYRHGLAEKLLGRLPRLSAQKPVVWFHAVSVGEVLQLQKVVAEFRTRAADRFQVLVTTSTDTGFELAASRFEGCEVSWFPLDFSWAVRTALSRIRPSLLVLMELEFWPNMLSACQNAGVQTAVINARMSERSFRGYRRVRRLLGPLFDRFSVVAAQSQSSAERLVTLGARASATHVTGSTKFDGASADRHNAVTIALRAALGISDDETVFIAGSTQAPEEQLAVDAWKSARADFPNLRLIVVPRHRERFDDVAAIISTSGCSLTRRSTITAPTPIDSSTVILLDTIGELGACWGLADIAFVGGSFGTRGGQNMLEPAAYGAAVMFGPKTRNFRDIVAQLKSAEAAIELASPEELQTQLRRLLMDRKSAAELGQRAQNFVLSQQGAIAKTVELLLDCLNPDSRAPSAKSTADGDE